actcttctagagccccaaaaacccacaaagaactatggctgccgtccatgaaagccttcgacttcattcCAAACCTTGTCTGACTTACTCcgctctcttctgctttggtggAATCCAATCTGAGAATCCTTGTTCAGGCCCATGCCCCAAACCTTGGTCACATCCGTAGTTCGGGAGGAGAGGAGCGTGAAGCCGTATCCACAGGCGGCAGATGAGATCTTCCAAAGGAAAATAGAAGTCAATGGTtagttgctccctcctcaatatggcaccccttccaagtatttaaacagggctttcatatcccctcttagccttctcttctccaggctaaacagacccagctccctctacaaagggcatggtttccagacccttccccatttgagtctccctcctctggagaTGGTCCTATGGCTGTGTCTtccttcctacatggcagaggggTGACCCTGACTGGGTgcccatctgtcaatggggatgctttggctgtgagctcctgcatggcagaaggggctgggATGGGGTGGCTatcccttggggcctcttccgtCTCTCTGgcggggagttcctgcatggcagaagggagtctCCTCCTATCTATTCCCGCCCAGCAAAGAAGGGCATGCTATGCAAGGCCTATGGAGGTGTCTCTGTGTCCCCCGCCCTTCACCTTCTCCTCCGTCTCCAGGCGGCAAGGGACGGGCTGGACCCTCCTGGGCCTCATCCCCGCGTCAGGAGCGAcgaaggaagggaggcccaggGCCCCAGAGAAGCAGAAGCCCCACACGAAGACGCGCCCTCTCCGCTTGGGCTGCTGCCCGGCGTAGCGGTAGACGGGGGCCCCGGCCTCGGCCTCCTGCAGCTCCCTGGCGCTCCGCCTTCGCCCCGCTGCTTCCGACAGGCCTCTCCAGGGGCCCAGGGCAGCCCTCAGAGGCCAAGGCCGCCTCAGCGGCACTGAAAGCAGCGCCATGACTGGCCTCTCAAGCTCAGTTTGCGCTTCCACAGATCTTGCGCATGCGCGGCAACATAGCCGCCATCTTCTTTCACCCTCACGCGTCACTTCCCCGGATGCTGCGCATGCGCGGCAACGTGGCCGCCATCTTTTTCCCCCTCACCTTTCGCTTCCCTGAGTTCTGCACATGCGCGACAGCCCGGGCGCCATCTTCCCCCTCACTTTTCGCCCCAAGGATTCTGCGCATGCGCCAGTGTGGGCGCCACTTTCTTTCCCCGCCCTCACCTTTCACCCACTCGGATTCTGCGCATGCGTGACACCTTTAAAGCTTTTCCAGATTCTGCGCGTGCGCGGCAATATGGGCGacgccattccccccccccccccttggctgtCTCGGATTCTGCGCGTGCGCAGTAACGTCCCCCTCTCGTTCTCCACTTTGCGGGCGACGCCAtatttttcccctctccccctttcGCTCCCTGAAACCCGCGCATGCGCAGCAGCGTGGCCGACGCCATCTTCCTCACCGTTCGCTTGCCCTGTATTTTGCGCATGCGCAACAGTGTACCTATCTTTTCAATTGCCTCTtctgaggaaataataataaaatttaataaaattcaaaaatttaatttaatattatttaataataataaaaaatgaaaacttgTTTTTTTCTTAATCCTCGAATTTTTGTATAAAaggggggttttgtgtgtgtgtgtgtgtgtgtgtgtgtgtatatatatatatatatatatatatatattgtattcatTTGAAACAACagtaaacaacaaacaaagacaaacaaatgaagcaTACATTTACATAATAAGTAAATACACTGGCATACATGAACtagctgatatatatatatatatatagacatatatgCTAGCTCTAAATTAATACAAATCCACCAAAAAGCTATTACAGTCTCAAAAATTCCCATCTATAGCATCAACTTCCTTGACTTATGAAGCCATTTACTTAGATACAGTATGCACTGTTTCTTCCACGTGTTTCTCCTTTAAACAAGAGGGGATGTTTGCCTTTTCCTAGGCAATGACAGTCAACAGCAGCAGCTGACGGGTCTTCGGGGTTTTCCTCAACTTTCCCCAAAGGGAAGCGCCTCCTTTCTCTGATGATGGCTGCTCAAAACAACAGCGTCCGTGACTCATTTCACATAAAACAGCCCAGAAACACCATTAAATTTGGCTTTATGAAGAAACCATGATGCCATCATGTGATATGACTTGAGTCTTGAGGCGGGAAATAAGGGGGAATCCCAGTCTATCCCAGTTCCTCTTTTGGTCATCTACACAGCTTTCAAAAAGCACACAAGTGTCTGAcaatctcttccaattctataattctattgttctatgattctagtgatgATGGGAACTAATCCATAAAAAACATCAATCCGGTTATCAGTTAATTTATGGGTTCTGTTTGAGCTGAGCTACCAGAAATAGTTATAAGGCAAAAATTTGCTGCATGCCCCACCGATTAATAATCTacaatccaaagatatagccgtgttggtctgtagaatcagtatctggagagatcttatagcacctttgagactattaAAGAAAGacgccaaatgcatctgagaaaatagaccgaagtctttgaaagctcatgctgccaatttctttctttagtctcaaaggtgctacaagatctttcgtactagacttcagtctacttactcagatgctTTGGAGgacatagacttaagtctaccaaagctcatgttTTTGTAGACCTAAGCCTACTTcctccaatgcatctgaggaagtagactgaagtctacgaaagctcatgctgccaactttttcctTTTAGTTAgcaggagcctgcctgcaaaagatatcctccccattgcaacatctttactaaggactgaaacaacacacaggcatctgactaacatctccaattgttgttgttttctcctgTGAGGATTTCCTGTCTGTCTCAACAGTTGTCCTTTCCCCAGATCGGCCTACGCAACTTTTCCTTCCCCAAAAGATGACTGGAAATGCTATTTTCATACCAAGTTATTTATTCGTCTAACATGTGTACATGTTGCATATGCATATTACAACCACCATATTTATCCAGGACATACATCCTATGACAACTATATTACATATCTGTTACACAGATaacaagtagtagtagtacaatCCAAACTTCATACTCTCCcttgcctttccctccctctaaAAAACCTACATTTAGATGATAGGACTAAACCGACAGACTTTTAGGCCCTGATGTCAGGATTTAGAACCATGGGATACTATCGGAGTCAAACTATTCCATAAGGTTTTCAGGTATGAGAGGTGGAAACAACGAAGCACTAGCATAGCACACCTAGATAAACCCTGCGATGCTTCGACTTTGTGGTATTACGCCCAAACGCAAGGCATGTGTCATCGATGCGAATGCAAGTGAGGTCCAGGAATAAACTGGTACAGAAGCAAGAATAAAACCTTTACAGGGTCCACTCTGGCCAGCAAATTCTTTGCAGGTGTTGCGATGCACGGAAACGGGAAAGCCGTGTGTTCCCCTCCTCACTTGATTTTGCTCTTTGTGCTCTCGGAGCAGCGGGTCAAGATCAGATCTTTACTGGGCCGTGGAGGGATGGCAGGTTGAGCTTTCGCCTGGTTGCCTTCcgtctcctccttctccactacgaaataaaaacacacatatgAGTTTTGACATCTATCCATCCAcctgcctttctttctcctgccaTGCGCTCTCAAGATAGTCGCCAGGGCATCTTATATCAGGTTTCGAGAACTAGTGAGATAACAGCGTCACTTTTGTCGATCGGTTGGCATGGTCTGAGTTCTTAAATAGACAAAATGGGGCTACTAAAAATGAGGGAATGGGCCTATAAGGTTTGTATGGTGAACATATGTGAGAAGACAAATATCCAGTGCCTTGGAAAGTCCCTTAAAGCTTGGAATAAAATGTGATTCCCTGGCCTAGATGGTTATTTCTGGTACGGCAGGAGGAGGTTATTTGAAGCCCAGTAAAAGATCTTTGGGAGGGATTAGCATTAGAAAATACATATTCCCCACCTGCAAGACTTCTGGACAGTGCGCAGTGCTTCATTCTGGGATTCAAAAAGTTAGGGGGCTGTGATCCCTTGTCTAAAATGTAGGAATCTTCAGTGCAAGCCATGGCTAAGAGGAAAAGTGTCTGGGAAGGACCACCTTTGTAACACGCCAACGTGAGTCAAGTGAGATGTTTTGGGGAGGTCCTAGCAAGGACCCCGCAAACTTACCGATAGCGCTGCCTTTGTTCAGGAGGTTGCTCCTCAGCTTCTTTCTGCTCTGCACGTATTTCACACTGTTTCGCCGGTAGGTCTCCTGGCTGATCTGCTTGCGGTTTTGGTTGTGGATGCTCTTGATGTTTCGGATGGTGGATCTGCCAggttggaagagaaagagaagaatgagTTTGTGCTCGGTTAACCCGGTAGGGGAGAATGGAGAGGcgtcttcccagtaggcttaggcaaaagcaaactgcggcaGCTTCTCTAAGCTTGTCTCTTCTACcactttaataacttttgccatcttggcgaCACTCTGAGGTTGTCCCTGTTTTCGTCTGTGAAGTCCTGGAGGGTATAGAAAATGTCTTCCAAGGGACACATACCTTCGAGGTGGGGCTACTTTGTTCTTCAGCTGGTTGTTGTCTGGGCTTTTCTCTTCGCCCGCTTTCTGCAGGTACATAGAGGGGTAATAGCCGGTGGCCTCGTCCTTCCTGCAATTTAAGTTGCCACGttgttttatttgcaaataaGACAAGAGCAAGTGACATGGCAGACGCTGCTACTAAACATAAAAACTATGACCACTGGTCTGGGTTGGTTGGTTTTTCAAAATGATTAAAATCTCCATACTGAACACAAGTGAAGATGCAACTCACTCAAAGGAAAatgttggcagcataagctttcatagacttaaatcaacaaaagctcatgctgccaacttccttctttcagtgagtcgcaaaggtgctacaagatctctctacatgctaaTTCTTGCCTACATACCTATGTTTTATATAGTACTATAAATCTATACTAACATGCTTCCCATTCTTGCTTCCTCCTTCCacaatcctcctcttccccatcaaCCAAACATTCTCTATACTTTCTTCACACTTACACAAACATTCACACACTTCCCATACACATTTTTCACCATGACCTCCTCCCTTGCCTTATCTGGTTCGTTCCCCAATTCAAACTATACTTCCTAAATCTAAGACATCAAGTTGCTACGTATCTTTTGTTGGCCTAAATCTTTTATGATGTCAAAGAAATCCCCTTTCAGACCTTACCCTGAATGCGCCGATGGGGCGCCAAACGTTGAGAGCAGGAGGTGTGGGTGGAATTCAGATCAAAGTAAACCTCTAGTAATGATTGAGTAGGAGCCACGTGGTCCATTCATCTCAATGGTTTCCAGAGATGGGACTCCAGGTTGGGTAATAACTTCCAAAACCAGGTTTAGTGGTCAAGGATTTTGAGAACTGTAATAttacaacatctggaagcccaaGTCTGAAAACTAGTGGTCCATAGTGACCAGTAGCAGCTTTCCAATGCCTGTGTAGGGATTGGACCTGGATCCTTCCTGCTGTTTGCCAAGCTCCTGAGATACAACCTGACGGATACAACCAtggcagaagcctcagaaatgGATAAAAGGAAGGATCGGCCTCTTGTAAAATGTCTCATGTGTGCATCGCCTGAGCTGATggcaaattcattttgttacccaTTTTGTGTGGTGTGATAGTTTGGATTCCTTGGGGCCCTGTGTGATGTTTCCAAAAACCCCTTCTCACTACTGGAATAACTTGtcccatatatattttttacaaatCGTACTTCAGAGTACTTGGAGGCTTCAATTGATTTTCCTTGTGTGCCTTTCTATGATGAACGGGAACCCAAAGGGATGATCCATCTCAGGATCTTCTTGCCTCTAGgttttgcatggcagagggttggactggatggccctttgggtctcttccaactctacgattctggtGTAATGGTTCAAATGTGCTCCATCCCTTGTCGattgtgaacacacacacacacacacacacacatatgcagtgTCCCTGGGTTCTTACTGATCTCTGCTTAGGAAAAGCTGTGGCCACATCTAAACCGGACGGTGATGTCTATGGAAGTGATCTAAAGCTAGCGATTGGAACCTCGGCCCCAAACTTTATGGTAACATCTATCatgatgaccatctgtcaggggcgcTTTGTggttctgcatggcaaggggttggactggatggcccttggggtctcttccaactctatggttctctaTTACTTTATGCAGTGCTCAGTTAACGTATGGAATCCCTTTTCACTATCAAATTTTAGAAGAGTTAAATTCAGAATCAACTGATCCATCAAAGGGCAATGGACAGGTGACGGAAATAATTGCAACCTCGCTATTCAGAGACAACATATCTTGGATTACTGGGTGCTATGGGAAGGGGAAGAACATTGGACAGTTCCTCCGTTTGAGTATCCGTGGCTGGCAATCTCACCTGACAACCCACCATCCATCGAGCAATTTATGGATCACTTCAATGGTCTCTCCTTCCTTCAGTGTGATCTCATCTTCCTGGGCAGCCATGTAGCCTTTTCGGACCGTGTGGAGCTCACCTGAGTGGGGGGAACAACACTTGGGGTTCATGTTGGATTCAAAGTTAGCATTAACAATGCTCACCAAACATGTCACTGTTATCCATAACACAGTTCCCCACTTTTATAGCAACAGCGTGTACGTTTCTATACCATTTcataatgaactcagcactctctaagcggcttacaatctgtaagccaactgcccccaacaagctgggtactcattttaccgaccgatggaaagatgcaaggctgagtcaacccctgggatcaaactcacaaccttgtggctgtaggacaagccaccagggctccttattttGAGACAAGATTCGCCTAAATAGAGAAAGTTATTTACCTGCGTAGTTGGGTTCCTGTTCTTCAGATTCATCAGGACCATCCATAGGTTCCAGGTAGGCAGCTGGGACCCAGCCTCGCTTATTCCTTTGTTGGCAGAACCACCAGCCTGGAAAAGTAATTGTGGGACGAAGAGGCATTATAAAATGTCGCTGCAGTGTGCTTTCATGGAGACCATTTAGGAAAGGATTCTTGATGGAAACAACCCCCCTTCAAAGCTTGATTCGTTCAAGTTTAaattggagagccagtgtggtgcggcgaggcttccaaaagaacaaggttcaaatgtctatttggacatggaaacccactgggttcctTTGGAAacatcacaatctctcagcctcagaggaaggcatgaacacacacatacacacacacacagcccccaagctggctggggcttctgggagctgaagtcccaaaaccctagaggaccaaagtttgggaatcacagctctaagcagtttacaatgtgtaagccaacaaGCTGGGAATTccttttaccgacctacgaaaggatggaaagggtgagtcaaccttggagcccctgggatcgaactcacaaccgtgtggctgcaggactggtaTTTTAACCAAAGCTTCTGGTGGGAGTGGGGGAGCTCAACATTGCTGGTCTCTCAGCAGAACGAGTGTA
This Sceloporus undulatus isolate JIND9_A2432 ecotype Alabama chromosome 11, SceUnd_v1.1, whole genome shotgun sequence DNA region includes the following protein-coding sequences:
- the NCF1 gene encoding LOW QUALITY PROTEIN: neutrophil cytosol factor 1 (The sequence of the model RefSeq protein was modified relative to this genomic sequence to represent the inferred CDS: inserted 2 bases in 2 codons), producing the protein MSASLAQKTVFPSQHYVYMFLVKWHDLKEKVGDRKFTEXIEFHKTLKEMXPIESGDINVENRIIPHCQVTPRWFDNQRSTQNRQNTLSEYSSALINLPRKISRCEHVLNFFRVKPDDLNPPTAGHIKKPETYLMPKDSKKIAEDITGPIILQTYRAIADYEKSSSTEMGVKMGDAVDVVEKSESGWWFCQQRNKRGWVPAAYLEPMDGPDESEEQEPNYAGELHTVRKGYMAAQEDEITLKEGETIEVIHKLLDGWWVVRKDEATGYYPSMYLQKAGEEKSPDNNQLKNKVAPPRRSTIRNIKSIHNQNRKQISQETYRRNSVKYVQSRKKLRSNLLNKGSAIVEKEETEGNQAKAQPAIPPRPSKDLILTRCSESTKSKIK